The following are encoded in a window of Gramella sp. MT6 genomic DNA:
- the fusA gene encoding elongation factor G: protein MAQRDLKFTRNIGIAAHIDAGKTTTTERILYYTGISHKIGEVHDGAATMDWMEQEQERGITITSAATHCKWPYRDQEYTVNIIDTPGHVDFTVEVERSLRVLDGVVALFSAVDGVEPQSETVWRQADKYRVPRLGFVNKMDRQGADFFNVCRQVKEMLGGNPVPLQVPIGDEIDFKGVVDLISKKAIIWNDEDHGMTYETIDIPAELEADVNKYRAELVEAVAEYDEALMEKFFEDESSITEDEIIAALRAATIDMSIIPMMCGSAFKNKGVQAMLDAVMRYLPSPVDVEAIVGTNPDTGEEESRKPNVDSPFSALAFKIATDPFVGRLAFFRAYSGTLDAGSYVLNVRSGKKERISRIYQMHSNKQEPIDSIEAGDIGAAVGFKDIKTGDTLTDLKHPIILESMSFPAPVIGIAVEPKTKADVEKMGMALGKLAEEDPTFTVKTDENSGQTIISGMGELHLEIIIDRMKREFKVEVNVGEPQVEYKEAVRRPADHREVYKKQSGGRGKFADIVFELGPVDEDFEGTGLQFVDEIKGGRIPKEFVPSVQKGFEEAMKNGPLAGFTMDSLKVVLKDGSFHPVDSDQLSFELAAKMGYKESAKKAGAVILEPIMKVEVVTPEENMGDIVGDLNRRRGQVNNMSDRSGAKVIKAEVPLSEMFGYVTTLRTLSSGRATSTMEFSHYAETPSNISEEVIKAAKGAANE, encoded by the coding sequence ATGGCACAAAGAGATTTAAAATTTACTAGAAATATTGGAATTGCAGCTCATATTGACGCGGGTAAAACTACGACTACAGAGCGTATCCTTTATTATACAGGTATAAGTCACAAAATTGGTGAAGTTCATGATGGTGCTGCTACTATGGACTGGATGGAGCAAGAGCAGGAGCGTGGTATTACCATTACCTCTGCAGCTACACACTGTAAGTGGCCTTATAGAGATCAGGAATATACAGTTAACATTATCGATACCCCAGGTCACGTTGACTTTACGGTAGAAGTAGAGCGTTCTTTACGTGTACTTGATGGTGTTGTTGCATTGTTCTCTGCAGTAGACGGGGTTGAGCCTCAGTCTGAAACTGTATGGAGACAGGCAGATAAATATAGAGTTCCACGTCTAGGTTTCGTTAATAAAATGGACCGTCAGGGAGCAGATTTCTTCAATGTATGTCGTCAGGTAAAAGAAATGCTTGGTGGTAACCCGGTGCCTCTTCAGGTTCCAATCGGTGATGAAATCGACTTCAAAGGTGTGGTAGATCTTATTTCTAAGAAAGCTATTATCTGGAATGACGAAGATCATGGGATGACCTATGAAACTATCGATATTCCTGCTGAATTAGAAGCAGATGTAAATAAATACCGTGCAGAATTAGTAGAGGCGGTTGCAGAATATGATGAAGCTTTGATGGAGAAATTCTTCGAAGATGAATCTTCAATTACTGAAGATGAGATCATCGCTGCATTAAGAGCTGCTACTATAGATATGAGTATCATCCCAATGATGTGTGGTTCTGCATTTAAGAATAAAGGTGTTCAGGCGATGCTTGACGCTGTTATGCGTTACCTTCCATCTCCAGTAGATGTTGAAGCTATCGTTGGTACTAACCCTGATACAGGTGAAGAAGAAAGCCGTAAGCCAAATGTGGATTCTCCATTTTCTGCGCTTGCATTTAAAATTGCTACCGATCCTTTTGTAGGTCGTTTAGCATTCTTCCGTGCTTATTCAGGTACTCTTGATGCTGGTTCTTACGTATTAAACGTACGTTCTGGTAAGAAAGAGCGTATCTCAAGAATATATCAAATGCACTCTAATAAGCAAGAGCCTATCGATAGTATCGAGGCTGGAGATATTGGAGCTGCGGTAGGTTTTAAAGATATTAAGACCGGTGATACTCTTACAGATCTTAAACACCCAATTATCCTTGAATCTATGTCTTTCCCTGCACCGGTAATCGGTATCGCAGTAGAGCCTAAAACTAAGGCAGACGTTGAGAAAATGGGAATGGCTCTTGGTAAATTGGCTGAAGAGGATCCAACTTTTACAGTAAAAACTGATGAGAACTCAGGTCAGACTATTATCTCTGGTATGGGTGAGCTTCACTTAGAGATCATTATCGATCGTATGAAGCGTGAATTCAAAGTTGAAGTGAACGTTGGTGAGCCTCAGGTAGAGTACAAAGAAGCGGTAAGAAGACCTGCAGATCACAGAGAGGTTTACAAAAAGCAATCTGGTGGTCGTGGTAAGTTCGCAGATATCGTATTCGAATTAGGGCCTGTAGATGAAGATTTCGAAGGAACTGGATTACAGTTTGTTGATGAAATCAAGGGTGGACGTATTCCTAAAGAATTTGTTCCTTCAGTACAGAAAGGATTTGAAGAGGCTATGAAGAATGGTCCTCTTGCAGGATTTACAATGGACAGCCTTAAAGTTGTTCTTAAGGATGGATCTTTCCACCCTGTGGATTCAGATCAACTTTCTTTCGAATTGGCTGCTAAGATGGGATATAAAGAATCTGCTAAGAAAGCAGGAGCGGTTATCCTTGAGCCAATCATGAAGGTAGAAGTTGTAACTCCAGAAGAAAACATGGGTGATATCGTTGGTGACCTTAACAGAAGAAGAGGTCAGGTAAACAACATGTCAGACAGATCTGGAGCGAAAGTAATCAAAGCTGAAGTGCCACTTTCTGAAATGTTCGGTTATGTAACTACATTAAGAACACTTTCATCAGGTAGAGCAACTTCAACTATGGAATTCTCTCACTATGCTGAAACTCCTTCTAATATTTCTGAAGAAGTGATCAAAGCAGCTAAAGGAGCAGCAAACGAATAA
- the rpsJ gene encoding 30S ribosomal protein S10 — MSQKIRIKLKSYDHNLVDKSAEKIVKTVKTTGAVVTGPIPLPTNKKIFTVLRSPHVNKKSREQFQLSSYKRLLDIYSSSSKTIDALMKLELPSGVEVEIKV; from the coding sequence ATGAGTCAAAAAATCAGAATAAAACTAAAATCTTACGATCATAACCTGGTAGACAAGTCTGCAGAGAAGATTGTAAAAACCGTAAAGACTACGGGAGCTGTTGTTACCGGACCAATTCCGTTACCAACAAACAAAAAAATCTTTACTGTTCTTCGTTCACCTCACGTGAACAAGAAATCCAGAGAGCAGTTTCAATTAAGCTCTTACAAGAGATTACTTGATATCTATAGCTCTTCTTCAAAAACGATCGATGCGTTGATGAAGCTTGAATTGCCAAGTGGTGTAGAAGTAGAGATCAAAGTGTGA
- the rplC gene encoding 50S ribosomal protein L3, with protein sequence MSGLIGKKIGMTSIFDENGKNVPCTVIEAGPCVVTQVRTKEVDGYEALQLGFDDKKTVNKAAEGHAKKAGTVAKRKVVEFQGYNEDYKLGDSVTVEHFKEGEFVDIAGTSKGKGFQGVVKRHGFGGVGQATHGQHNRLRAPGSIGAASYPARVFKGMKMAGRMGGERVKVENLKVLKVVADKNLLVVKGCVPGHKNSYVIISK encoded by the coding sequence ATGTCTGGGTTAATAGGAAAAAAGATCGGTATGACCAGCATCTTCGACGAGAATGGGAAAAATGTCCCATGTACCGTGATCGAAGCTGGACCATGCGTGGTTACCCAAGTCAGAACCAAAGAGGTTGACGGGTATGAAGCACTTCAACTTGGTTTCGATGACAAAAAGACTGTAAATAAAGCTGCTGAAGGGCACGCTAAAAAAGCAGGAACCGTTGCAAAACGTAAAGTCGTTGAATTCCAGGGTTATAATGAAGATTACAAATTAGGTGACTCTGTTACCGTGGAGCATTTCAAAGAAGGTGAATTTGTGGATATCGCAGGTACATCTAAAGGTAAAGGTTTCCAGGGTGTTGTTAAGAGACACGGTTTTGGAGGTGTTGGGCAGGCCACTCACGGTCAGCACAACAGATTAAGAGCTCCCGGTTCTATTGGAGCGGCATCGTATCCTGCGAGAGTATTCAAAGGAATGAAGATGGCCGGAAGAATGGGCGGTGAGAGAGTAAAAGTTGAAAACCTTAAAGTTTTGAAGGTTGTGGCAGATAAGAACCTTTTAGTAGTAAAAGGATGTGTGCCAGGACATAAAAACTCATACGTAATCATTAGTAAGTAA
- the rplD gene encoding 50S ribosomal protein L4 gives MEVAVLDIKGKETGRKAKLSDSVFAIEPNEHAVYLDVKQYLANQRQGTHKAKERAEISGSTRKIKKQKGTGTARAGSIKSPIFKGGGRVFGPRPRNYGFKLNKNLKRLARKSALSIKANDKAIMVIEDFSFDTPKTKNFMEVLKALGIESKKSLIVLGDSNKNVYLSSRNLKTSEVISSSELSTYKILNAKSIVFLEGSLEGIESKLS, from the coding sequence ATGGAAGTAGCAGTTTTAGATATAAAAGGAAAAGAAACAGGCAGAAAAGCAAAGCTTTCTGATTCTGTTTTCGCTATAGAGCCTAATGAGCACGCTGTTTATCTAGATGTTAAACAATACCTGGCTAACCAACGTCAGGGTACTCATAAAGCTAAAGAAAGAGCAGAGATCTCGGGTTCTACTCGTAAGATCAAGAAACAAAAAGGTACTGGTACTGCAAGAGCAGGTAGTATCAAGTCTCCTATCTTCAAAGGTGGTGGACGTGTTTTTGGACCAAGACCAAGAAATTACGGTTTTAAATTAAATAAAAACCTTAAGCGTCTTGCAAGAAAATCTGCGCTTTCTATCAAAGCAAATGATAAGGCAATTATGGTAATTGAAGATTTTTCTTTCGATACACCAAAGACCAAAAACTTCATGGAAGTTCTTAAGGCTCTGGGGATTGAAAGTAAAAAATCACTAATAGTATTGGGTGACTCAAATAAAAATGTATATTTGTCGTCGCGCAATTTAAAGACGTCTGAAGTGATAAGTAGCTCAGAATTAAGTACTTACAAGATACTTAATGCGAAAAGTATTGTCTTTTTAGAAGGGTCTTTAGAAGGAATTGAGTCGAAATTAAGTTAA
- the rplW gene encoding 50S ribosomal protein L23, giving the protein MSILIKPVITEKATADSEMNNRFTFVVSNKANKIQIKDAIESAYGVSVTKVRTMNVRPDRKTRYTKSGMITGKTNAFKKAIVQVAEGETIDLYSNL; this is encoded by the coding sequence ATGAGCATCTTGATTAAACCTGTTATTACAGAAAAAGCTACCGCAGATAGTGAGATGAATAATCGCTTCACTTTCGTGGTAAGTAACAAGGCAAATAAGATTCAGATCAAAGACGCGATCGAATCTGCTTATGGCGTGTCTGTTACTAAAGTTCGAACTATGAATGTCCGTCCAGATCGTAAAACCAGATATACAAAATCTGGAATGATCACTGGTAAAACTAATGCTTTCAAAAAAGCAATAGTACAGGTGGCGGAAGGTGAAACTATTGATTTATACAGTAATCTTTAA
- the rplB gene encoding 50S ribosomal protein L2: MSVRKLKPITPGQRFRVVNGYDAITTDKPEKSLLAPIKKSGGRNSQGKMTMRYKGGGHKKRYRIIDFKRDKQGIPATVASIEYDPNRTAFIALLNYQDGEKRYIIAQNGLQVGQNVVSANEAATPEIGNAMPLANIPLGTVISCIELRPGQGAVMARSAGAFAQLLAREGKYATIKLPSGEIRRVLALCMATIGAVSNSDHQLMIGGKAGRSRWLGIRPRTRPVAMNPVDHPMGGGEGRASGGHPRSRKGLPAKGFKTRSRTKASNKYIVERRKTRKK; encoded by the coding sequence ATGTCAGTTAGAAAATTAAAACCAATTACACCTGGTCAGCGTTTTAGAGTAGTGAATGGGTATGACGCCATTACTACTGATAAGCCGGAGAAAAGCCTATTGGCGCCGATAAAAAAATCAGGTGGTAGAAACAGTCAAGGTAAGATGACCATGCGCTACAAAGGTGGTGGTCACAAAAAACGTTACCGAATTATCGATTTTAAACGTGACAAGCAGGGAATCCCTGCAACTGTCGCTAGTATAGAATACGATCCAAACAGAACGGCCTTTATCGCATTATTGAATTATCAGGATGGCGAGAAAAGGTATATTATTGCTCAAAACGGGCTTCAGGTAGGTCAAAATGTAGTTTCAGCAAATGAAGCTGCTACTCCTGAAATCGGGAATGCGATGCCATTGGCAAACATTCCTCTTGGTACTGTGATCTCTTGTATCGAGCTAAGACCTGGACAAGGTGCTGTTATGGCACGTAGTGCTGGTGCTTTTGCTCAATTATTGGCAAGAGAAGGGAAGTATGCTACTATTAAATTGCCTTCTGGTGAGATCCGTAGAGTTCTTGCATTATGTATGGCAACTATAGGAGCTGTTTCTAACAGTGACCATCAGCTAATGATCGGTGGTAAAGCCGGTAGAAGCCGTTGGTTAGGAATCAGACCAAGAACAAGACCAGTAGCGATGAACCCTGTAGATCACCCAATGGGTGGTGGTGAAGGTAGAGCTTCAGGTGGTCACCCACGTTCAAGAAAAGGTCTTCCTGCAAAAGGATTCAAGACCCGTTCAAGAACGAAGGCGAGTAATAAATATATTGTAGAACGTAGAAAGACTAGAAAGAAATAA
- the rpsS gene encoding 30S ribosomal protein S19, with protein sequence MARSLKKGPFVHYKLEQKVAQNVESGKKAVIKTWSRASMITPDFVGQTIAVHNGKQFVPVYVTENMVGHKLGEFSPTRSFRGHAGAKNKGRK encoded by the coding sequence ATGGCACGTTCATTAAAAAAAGGACCTTTCGTTCATTACAAACTGGAACAAAAAGTGGCTCAGAATGTTGAGTCAGGAAAGAAAGCCGTGATCAAAACCTGGTCTAGAGCTTCTATGATTACTCCAGATTTCGTAGGACAAACTATTGCAGTGCATAACGGAAAACAATTTGTTCCTGTTTATGTAACTGAAAACATGGTAGGTCATAAACTAGGAGAATTTTCACCAACACGTTCTTTCAGAGGACACGCAGGTGCAAAAAATAAAGGTAGAAAATAA
- the rplV gene encoding 50S ribosomal protein L22: protein MGVRKRERAEQIKEAKKQVAFAKLNNCPTSPRKMRLMADLVRGEKVEKALHILKFSKKEASNRLEKLLVSAIANWQAKNEDANLEEAELFVKEIRVDGGSMLKRLRPAPQGRAHRIRKRSNHVTLVLGANNNTQS, encoded by the coding sequence ATGGGAGTTCGTAAAAGAGAAAGAGCAGAGCAAATAAAAGAAGCCAAGAAACAGGTAGCTTTTGCAAAGTTAAATAACTGCCCTACTTCGCCTAGAAAGATGCGTCTTATGGCGGATCTGGTAAGAGGTGAAAAAGTAGAAAAAGCGCTTCATATTTTGAAATTCAGCAAGAAAGAAGCATCAAATCGTTTAGAGAAACTTTTAGTTTCTGCGATTGCCAACTGGCAAGCGAAAAACGAAGATGCAAATCTTGAAGAAGCTGAATTATTTGTGAAAGAGATTCGTGTAGACGGAGGAAGTATGTTGAAAAGACTTCGTCCAGCTCCACAGGGTCGTGCACACCGAATTAGAAAAAGATCCAACCACGTTACATTAGTGCTTGGAGCAAACAATAATACACAAAGCTAA
- the rpsC gene encoding 30S ribosomal protein S3 gives MGQKTNPIGNRLGIIRGWESNWYGGNDYGDKLAEDDKIRKYIHARLSKASVSRVIIERTLKLVTVTITTARPGIIIGKGGQEVDKLKEELKKITDKEVQINIFEIKRPELDAHLVGASVARQIENRISYRRAIKMAIAAAMRMNAEGIKIEISGRLNGAEMARSESYKDGRIPLSTFRADIDYALVEAHTTYGRLGVKVWIMKGEVYGKRELSPLVGLAKNQGKKSGAGRGGNKSRRRK, from the coding sequence ATGGGACAAAAAACAAATCCAATCGGGAATCGCCTTGGTATCATTAGAGGTTGGGAATCCAACTGGTACGGAGGTAATGACTACGGCGACAAACTAGCCGAAGACGATAAGATTAGAAAGTATATCCATGCTCGTCTTTCTAAAGCGAGTGTATCGCGTGTAATCATCGAGCGCACGCTTAAGCTTGTAACCGTTACTATCACTACTGCCAGACCTGGTATCATTATCGGTAAAGGTGGTCAAGAGGTAGACAAGCTTAAGGAAGAGCTTAAAAAGATTACCGACAAAGAGGTTCAAATTAACATCTTTGAGATTAAGAGGCCAGAACTTGACGCTCACTTAGTGGGAGCAAGTGTTGCCAGACAGATAGAGAATCGTATCTCTTACCGTCGTGCAATTAAGATGGCTATCGCGGCTGCAATGAGAATGAATGCTGAAGGGATCAAGATTGAGATCTCCGGACGTTTAAATGGTGCTGAGATGGCACGTTCAGAATCATACAAAGATGGAAGAATACCTTTGTCTACTTTTAGGGCTGATATTGACTATGCTTTAGTTGAAGCACACACTACTTATGGTAGACTGGGTGTTAAAGTATGGATCATGAAAGGTGAGGTATACGGAAAAAGAGAGCTTTCGCCTCTAGTTGGCCTTGCGAAAAACCAAGGTAAGAAATCCGGTGCCGGACGAGGTGGAAACAAATCACGTCGTAGAAAGTAA
- the rplP gene encoding 50S ribosomal protein L16, with translation MLQPKRTKYRKQQKGRMKGLSQRGHRLSNGTFGIKSMDSSFVTARQIEAARIAATRYMKREGSIWIKIFPDKPITKKPLEVRMGKGKGAVEYWAAVVKPGRIMFEIGGVPMATAKEALRLAAQKLPVRTKFVVARDYQE, from the coding sequence ATGTTACAACCTAAAAGAACAAAATACCGTAAGCAACAAAAAGGCCGTATGAAGGGCTTGTCTCAAAGAGGACACAGACTTTCTAACGGAACTTTTGGAATCAAATCTATGGATTCCAGCTTCGTTACTGCTCGTCAAATAGAAGCAGCGCGTATCGCCGCTACCCGTTATATGAAAAGAGAAGGTTCTATCTGGATCAAGATTTTCCCAGATAAGCCTATCACTAAGAAACCTCTTGAGGTTCGTATGGGTAAAGGTAAAGGTGCCGTTGAATATTGGGCAGCTGTAGTTAAGCCAGGAAGAATCATGTTTGAAATTGGTGGTGTACCAATGGCAACTGCTAAAGAGGCATTACGTCTTGCAGCGCAGAAGCTTCCTGTGAGAACTAAATTTGTTGTAGCTAGAGATTATCAAGAATAA
- the rpmC gene encoding 50S ribosomal protein L29: MKQSEVKELSVAELQEELGKSRKAYSDLKMAHAVSPLENPIQLRTVRRDVARLATELTKREQQ, from the coding sequence ATGAAACAATCAGAAGTAAAAGAATTGTCTGTTGCAGAATTGCAAGAAGAGCTTGGTAAGTCTCGTAAAGCTTATTCAGATTTAAAAATGGCTCACGCTGTTTCGCCTTTGGAAAATCCGATACAGTTAAGAACTGTAAGAAGAGACGTGGCGAGACTAGCTACAGAGTTAACTAAAAGAGAACAACAATAA
- the rpsQ gene encoding 30S ribosomal protein S17 gives MEKRNLRKERVGVVTSNKMQKSIVVSEVKKVKHPMYGKFVLKTKKYVAHDENNDCNEGDTVKIMETRPLSKSKTWRLVEIIERAK, from the coding sequence ATGGAAAAAAGAAATTTAAGAAAAGAGCGTGTAGGAGTTGTTACAAGTAACAAAATGCAGAAATCTATCGTGGTTTCTGAAGTGAAAAAAGTAAAACATCCTATGTATGGAAAATTCGTTTTGAAAACGAAAAAGTACGTAGCACACGACGAAAATAACGACTGCAACGAAGGTGATACTGTAAAGATCATGGAAACACGACCTTTAAGTAAATCCAAGACTTGGAGACTAGTAGAAATAATTGAAAGAGCTAAATAA
- the rplN gene encoding 50S ribosomal protein L14: MVQQESRLKVADNTGAKEVLAIRVLGGTKKRYASVGDKIVVSVKEATPNGNIKKGAVSTAVVVRTRKEVRRPDGSYIRFDDNACVLLGPQGEMRGTRVFGPVARELRDKQFMKIVSLAPEVL; this comes from the coding sequence ATGGTGCAACAAGAGTCCAGACTAAAAGTAGCAGATAATACCGGAGCTAAAGAAGTTTTAGCTATCCGTGTATTAGGAGGTACAAAGAAAAGATACGCATCTGTTGGAGACAAGATCGTTGTCAGTGTAAAAGAAGCTACACCTAACGGGAACATCAAGAAGGGTGCAGTTTCAACAGCAGTTGTTGTTCGTACCAGGAAAGAAGTTCGCAGACCAGATGGATCTTATATCCGTTTCGATGACAACGCATGTGTGTTATTAGGTCCTCAGGGAGAAATGCGCGGTACCCGTGTATTTGGTCCTGTAGCTCGTGAACTTCGTGATAAGCAATTCATGAAAATTGTATCATTGGCACCAGAAGTGCTTTAA
- the rplX gene encoding 50S ribosomal protein L24 → MTKLKIKSGDTVRVIAGDHKGQEGKVQKVLIEKNKAIVEGVNMISKHEKPSASNPQGGIKEKEAPIHISNLALIDKNGETTRVGYKEEDGKKVRFSKKSNEVI, encoded by the coding sequence ATGACGAAGCTTAAGATAAAATCAGGAGATACCGTTCGTGTAATTGCCGGAGACCATAAAGGTCAGGAAGGTAAAGTGCAGAAGGTACTTATTGAAAAGAATAAAGCCATTGTGGAAGGGGTTAATATGATCTCTAAACATGAGAAGCCTAGCGCTTCTAATCCACAAGGTGGAATTAAGGAGAAAGAAGCTCCTATCCATATTTCTAACCTTGCACTAATCGACAAGAATGGTGAAACTACCAGAGTTGGTTACAAGGAAGAGGATGGGAAGAAGGTGAGATTTTCCAAAAAATCTAATGAAGTAATATAG
- the rplE gene encoding 50S ribosomal protein L5 — MAYVPRLRQEYNERVKNALKEEFSYSNIMEVPKLTKIVISRGVGGAVADKKLIDHAVDELTAISGQKAVSTISKKDVASFKLRKGMPIGAKVTLRGYRMYEFLDRLITTALPRVRDFNGIKSNGFDGRGNYNLGITEQIIFPEIDIDAVNRIAGMDITFVTTAETDKEAKALLTELGLPFKKN, encoded by the coding sequence ATGGCATACGTACCAAGACTTAGACAGGAATATAACGAGAGAGTGAAAAATGCTCTTAAGGAAGAATTCAGCTACTCCAATATTATGGAGGTGCCAAAACTTACGAAAATAGTAATTAGCCGTGGAGTTGGTGGAGCAGTGGCAGATAAGAAACTTATCGATCACGCTGTAGACGAACTTACTGCGATCAGTGGTCAAAAAGCTGTTTCAACTATTTCGAAAAAGGATGTTGCATCGTTTAAGCTGCGTAAAGGAATGCCAATTGGTGCTAAAGTTACTTTACGTGGATATAGAATGTATGAATTCTTAGATAGACTTATTACTACCGCATTACCGCGTGTACGTGATTTTAACGGAATCAAATCTAATGGATTTGATGGTAGAGGTAATTATAACTTAGGGATCACTGAGCAGATCATTTTCCCTGAGATCGATATTGATGCAGTAAATAGAATTGCTGGTATGGATATCACTTTTGTTACAACTGCTGAAACCGATAAGGAAGCAAAAGCATTGTTAACCGAACTAGGATTACCTTTTAAAAAGAACTAA
- the rpsN gene encoding 30S ribosomal protein S14, with the protein MAKESMKAREVKRQKLVKKYAEKRAALKEAGDWEGLQKLPKNSSPVRLHNRCKLTGRPKGYMRQFGLSRVMFREMANQGLIPGVKKASW; encoded by the coding sequence ATGGCTAAAGAATCAATGAAAGCCCGTGAGGTAAAAAGACAGAAATTGGTAAAAAAGTACGCTGAAAAAAGAGCTGCGCTTAAAGAAGCTGGTGATTGGGAAGGCCTACAAAAATTACCAAAGAACTCTTCTCCAGTTCGTTTACACAACAGATGTAAACTAACCGGTAGACCTAAAGGGTATATGAGACAATTTGGTCTTTCTCGTGTAATGTTCAGAGAAATGGCTAACCAGGGTCTTATTCCAGGGGTTAAGAAAGCAAGCTGGTAG
- the rpsH gene encoding 30S ribosomal protein S8 translates to MNTDPIADYLTRIRNANAANHRVVEIPASNVKKEITKILFDQGYILSYKFEDTTAQGTIKIALKYDKLTKEPVIKKIQRISKPGLRKYAGSTEIPRILNGLGIAIVSTSHGVMTGKQAKAEKVGGEVLCYVY, encoded by the coding sequence ATGAATACAGATCCTATTGCAGATTATTTAACAAGAATCAGGAATGCTAATGCAGCAAACCACAGAGTAGTGGAAATTCCTGCTTCCAATGTTAAGAAAGAGATCACCAAGATATTATTCGATCAGGGATATATTCTTAGTTACAAGTTCGAAGATACTACCGCTCAGGGAACTATCAAGATCGCTCTTAAGTATGATAAACTAACTAAAGAGCCGGTAATTAAGAAAATTCAAAGAATAAGTAAACCTGGTTTACGTAAATACGCCGGATCAACTGAGATCCCAAGAATCCTTAACGGTCTTGGAATTGCTATCGTTTCTACGTCTCACGGAGTGATGACTGGAAAGCAGGCAAAAGCTGAAAAAGTTGGTGGTGAGGTATTGTGCTACGTTTACTAA
- the rplF gene encoding 50S ribosomal protein L6, with product MSRIGKSPIAIPEGVTVEHKDGLVMVKGKLGELKQQVSDIDVKIEDNVITFERSSEKSDQKAKHGLYRALVNNMIEGVTNGYTKSLELVGVGYRASNQGNKLDLAVGYSHNIVLDLAPEIKVETISEKGKNPIVKLTSYDKQLVGQVAAKIRSFRKPEPYKGKGIKFVGEQLRRKAGKSA from the coding sequence ATGTCAAGAATAGGTAAAAGCCCAATTGCGATTCCAGAAGGTGTGACAGTAGAGCACAAAGATGGTCTTGTAATGGTAAAAGGAAAATTAGGAGAACTTAAGCAGCAAGTAAGTGACATCGATGTAAAAATCGAAGATAATGTTATTACTTTCGAGCGTTCTTCAGAGAAAAGTGATCAGAAAGCTAAACATGGTTTATATCGTGCGTTAGTTAACAATATGATTGAGGGAGTTACAAACGGATATACTAAATCTCTTGAATTAGTAGGTGTAGGTTACCGTGCGAGCAACCAGGGTAATAAGTTAGACCTTGCGGTTGGTTATTCCCATAATATTGTACTAGATTTGGCTCCGGAAATTAAGGTGGAGACAATATCAGAGAAAGGTAAGAACCCTATCGTAAAGCTTACTTCTTATGATAAACAACTTGTAGGACAAGTTGCGGCGAAGATCCGTTCATTCAGAAAACCTGAACCTTACAAAGGGAAAGGTATCAAGTTTGTAGGAGAACAATTGAGAAGAAAAGCAGGTAAATCAGCTTAA
- the rplR gene encoding 50S ribosomal protein L18, which produces MAVSKQDRRNKIRKRIRKDIVGTTSRPRLSVFRSNREIYAQIIDDVEGKTLASASSRDKEIATASADRKEQAQMVGKAIAEKAKKAGIDTISFDRGGYLYHGRVKSLAEGAREGGLKF; this is translated from the coding sequence ATGGCAGTGTCAAAACAAGATAGAAGAAATAAAATCAGAAAACGTATCCGTAAGGATATCGTTGGAACAACAAGCCGTCCTAGATTATCTGTTTTTAGAAGTAATAGAGAAATTTATGCTCAGATCATCGACGACGTAGAAGGTAAGACCTTAGCTTCAGCTTCTTCAAGAGATAAAGAAATCGCTACTGCTTCTGCAGATAGAAAAGAGCAGGCTCAAATGGTTGGTAAAGCCATTGCAGAGAAAGCGAAGAAAGCCGGAATAGATACAATCTCTTTTGATAGAGGTGGATATTTATATCACGGTAGAGTTAAATCATTAGCAGAAGGTGCTCGCGAAGGAGGACTAAAATTCTAG